The Rattus rattus isolate New Zealand chromosome 16, Rrattus_CSIRO_v1, whole genome shotgun sequence genomic interval GCCATCTTCTCAGTAAAGTCTTGCAAGATCGTTCTGTTCACACCATGGCCCCCCAGTCCTTGGATCTGCCCTAACCTCTCAGACTAACAGCCCCTAGGACTCACCACTGTGGAACACGTCACAACTGTCTGCTATCTCTCTGTTTATTGGCCGTCTCTCGGAACTGTAACCGGGCAAATGTGGGCAGCGTCATGTTACCACTGCTTACGAGAGCGCTAGGTATACAGGCTCTCCAACTAGCAGTAGaataagtgaatgagtgaatgaatgaatgaatgagtgaatgaagaaATTACTTAACGACGTCCTTTACACCTACAATGCCCTTGTCACTTAACCCTTGAGACCAATATATTTTCTCACTTGCTGGCTGCCCTTGGCTGGCTTCTCAGGCCTCAGTTTTCTTCACTAGAGGGGCAGTAGGCTGTCAGGAGGAACCCCCGAGTGTCCCTCAAGCCAGGGAGTCTTACCTGCCAGCTCCCTCTGCTTGGGGCTCACTTTTCCCGCTGCCAGGATCATGGGCACGCTGCCAAAGTAGCCATTGCTGATGCCCATTAGCAGTGAGAAGACACAGGGCCAGGCAGGGTGACGGAGGGCAGGCATACCAGTGGGGTACACACACAGGATGAAGAGGGGGATGAAGACCACACGCAGGCAAGAGCAGGCAAGCAGATGGGTACCCCTCCAGTCCACGGGTAGGGCTGCCAGGATCTGCAGAGAGCAAGGAGTCTGCGATTACCCACCAAGCCATGAGCCTGTCCCTCCGCCAGGTCCTCCAGCTACACCCTGTCCCCATACAGCCTTGACTAGCGGTCCAGCTTACCTCACAAGGGCCTCTAAATCTCATATACTTCCCCAGCCCCCTTTTTGGACTGGTGAGAGAAGGCAAAACCTGGaatatgctagacaagcactctagtGGTCAGCCATGcctccagcccctcagccccaACATGTCCCtaagggattctaggcaggggctgtaccactgagccacacccccagcccctcactgggggattctaggcaggggctgtaccactgagccaccccccagcccctcactgggggattctaggcaggggctgtaccactgagccacgcccccagcccctcactgggggattctaggtaggggctctaccactgagccacaccccagcccctcactgggggattctaggcaggggttctaccactgagccacgcccccagcccctcactgggggattctaggcaggggctctaccactgagccacccccccagcccctcactgggggattctaggcaggggctctaccactgagccacacccccagcccctcactgggggattctagaacACTCCCGGTGAGGGCCTCatggtgtgactcagtggtagaatgcttgctcaTAAGGCCAAGGTCCTGGGTCCCATCCTGCATACTTGGTAAAGCGTAGTAATGGCAAACTGACCACAGAGACATAGGTCATCTGAATTGCAGGGTTGCTAGGGTGCCACTCCATCCCTGACATCCTCAGACAGATCCACCAGTGACTGTGAGGCAGGGGAACTGGGGCTGATTCTAGCCTGAAATGCAGTTGGTGCCAAAGAGACCAGGCAGGGCCTGTACTCCACAGGACAGTGTTAGAGATGGTGACACTCATGGTTACCATTCTCCCCCTCCTGGAACTCTCGGCCTGGCATTGCTCCAGAAAGACCAGAACCTTCCCCGGGTTCCCCAAAGCCACCCTGTGGCTCACCTTGCCCACAAAGTCTGACAGGTTGAACACGGCCATGACCAGGATGGGCAGCCACTCGCCCAGCACGCAGTGGCGGATCTCGGACTCCAGGCCAGGAAACAGGCAGAGCGTAATGAAGTAAGTTACCGCAATGGATAGCATGTCGGCCCAGATGACCCGCGCCACGACGTATCGGTGCAACAGCAGGGCTGGGGGGAATCGAGGTGTGTTAGAAGCTGGTGCTCACGGGcccctgctgcctcagcctgggTGACAGCCACAGATGCCACAGGGCGCCACAGGGTATCACATTCACCTCTGAAGGTGGGCCAGCTCCGTTTGACTCGTGGCCGGGGCACATCAAAACGCATGTAGACGCCGCTGTTGCTGTGGGTCGCCTCATGGGCTGGGCTGTCCTTTGGGGACCTGCTGCTGGACAGGGCTGGAGTTTGGTGCTCCTGGGTGGAGAGGAATGATGGGAGTCATGGCCCAGGTACCCAGGGCGAATGGTGGAGCCACAGTCAGATAGACATTAAGTTAGCGCCTACTGTGTGCACTTCCTTATCAAGGGACAATATTTACCTGCCCTACATCTCTCCACCCAGCCTTAAGTCAAGGAGAGCAGCCTCCTCTGGGCCTGGTGGTGTGGGGTGGAAGGGTAATACAGGATGTGACCACTAGAGGGCACTCTAGCTTTCCAGAACTGCAGATTGGCTTACTCACGCTGAAGCCACTCAAGGAGTTGGTATTACGAGGCCACCCTTGAAGCAGTGGTCTGTGTTGGGGTCCTCATGGAGAGGGAACACCTGAGCCGTGATGGAAAGGAGCTTCTTACAGGATTCCCCCGACTTCCATTAATCCCCCGTCTATAGATCTGCCACAGATCCTGGACTCTTCTCCCTGGCCGTAGCTGGAAAGCCCCCGCCTCCTACTGTCCCAACAGGGTGTCATGAAAGGTGCTCCACAGAATGGAATTTCTCGGTACAGAAACAAACCTGCAGCTCGCCATCAGGGGATCGATAACAGGGCCAATGAGGAACTCTTCAGGCACCTGTGTGGGGGaaggaggccaggccaggccactGCACTTACAAAGTGGATGTCTCCTGACGCGACATCATGGTGCACTCGGTAGCCTGCCCGGACAGGGCGGCTGTCACGAGGCCGAGTGGTGTAGTAGAGCACAAAACGGCTGCGCCGCACCAGCAAGTGCAGCAGGAAGCACAGGAGCTCCAAGCCAGCAGAGACCAGGAAGAAGATGATGGTGCTGGCCCGCTCATCCGGGAGCAGCAGCTTAGTGAGGATTCGGCTCAGAGAGATCATCACGCCTGCTGTGCCTGGAGGGGAGACAGCGACAAATCAATGTTCCCAGTGCCTCTGTCACCCATGCCACCCCATCACTGCCTCTACTGCCCTTGCTCCACCCCACACCATTCTGTCCACCAGCCCGTCCTCACTGGGTCCTAGCGGCTGCATCCTTCTACAGTTCCAGCACCAGGTCCATAATGGCCCATCGTTCTACAAGACCCCACGCCCCGCATCCTGTGCAAGCCACAGCTCCTCCTAGCCCCACCCTACTTCGCGGAGCCCCACCAGTTACCAGTTCTATCCTGTCCAAGGTCCCGGCTTCTTGCTAAGCCTTCCCCACCACTGGCAGCCCCCAGCCCTGCTGAATCTGATCTCACCAGCCCTACCCCTAGACTGCCTGTCTATCCATCCAGCCTGCATCAGCTCCCCTTCCCCCGGGAGCTCCCACAACCCCTGTCTCACCCTGTCACCTGCTCACACACTGTGGGCAGCATCACTCAGCTCTTGCTGGGTGCCCCCTACAAGGAGGACGCAAGGCCCCTGCCTTCCTAGGCTAGGAGAGAGGCCACAGCCAAGCCACAGAAGCACACAACAGCAGTCCAGGGTGCACACCAGGGCAGAGGACGTGGCCAGAGGGGGGAAACTCAGAGCATCTTATTCTGGAAGGGGACAGTTAAGCCAAGGGGTCTTCAGTACAGGGGAGTCAGGCGCACAGACTGAGAGTGAGCACTCCAAGCAGTTAAGGGTCTGGAGCGCATGTGAAATACTGAgaggtcccccccacccccgagcaaGGGCCAGCTGGAGGAGTCAAGGGTCAAGGAGGGCAGGTCCTGCTGCAGAGAGCACATGGTTTGCCAACCCACAGCCACAGGGCAATGTGCGCTACTGAAGATGGACAAGTCTGTCCTGGAGGCTCTCAGCTACTGCGTCACAACCGCAGAGCgatccaccaccaccatcctcgTGGGCCAGCCTCACGGATTCCACCACAAAAGCTACCGGTTCCGGGTCTGAATGTGGCTCGGTTGGTAGAGTTCTTGTTACTCACACATGGCATCCTGGTCCCAACACAGTGGAAATatagtatggtggcacatgcctagaatcccaacactcaggagtttggagcagggggatcagaagttcaaggttatcctcagctatatatAGTTGGGAGCCAGTTTTGGTATAATTAAAAAAGCGCACGGCCGGTTCCCGCGAGTTCCCACTCCGCATGGATCCGTGGCGCTCTTGCGGTTTCTCTGTCAgccgctttcacacactgtccccttggtgaGTTGTTGCCACACCTGATACACACATGGCATTCCACGGGCCACGCCACAATAGCCCCGAGCAGtctatagcctagcatggcttcctgtcacggACTCTGCTCACAACCCCGAGAACCCAGCTAAGTCATGCCAACAAAGCGGAACCCAACAGTCAGACTTGTATGTCAAATGCTCAATGTATCCACAGAATTACAACCAAtcgataaggatataaaccgcccacctagataagatataatttgctcccctagacacacaaaatccagtacacatccatcccttaagaatagtcataacagcctgtaaatgtgcggagagaaatcttaacatccacctccatgttctctcggctgctctccccctctcactccggtctcttttcctctctaaaacttttctcccgcccatccttccttcttgtccaatgacatgcctcgttctatcctgtacctgcctttacctgcataatggcatcaacctacagaagccagcctgggctacaggagaccctgtcacagaacaacaacaaccaatctGCAGGCTTGCAAATCCACCTGTACTGGCCACCTCCTAGAAGTTAGCCCTAGGTGGCACAGTTTGATGTTCCGGGCAACACATGGCAGAAGGAGCCCACAGGTGGCTGCCACATGACACTGGCTAGGCCCGACTTCTTGTCTAATTGTGACTAGTTACAGACTAGAGAGGGCAAGACCAGGCACACTCAGACTCGGCCTGGAGGGCATGTCCAGGGGGCGTTGGGGGTCTGGGCACTGGATAAATTTCAGGCTTCAGGAAGGGTGCTGGGTATCAGAAAGGGGCATCTGGGAGGTGGCTTTGCAGACAAGCAGTTAAGTAACAGCGCACTGAGCAGGGTGGTTGGTGAATGGGGGGTTCTGAGGAGGGATTGGTCCTGAATGACATCAGTTGATATCATGGGCTTGGGCAACCCTCAGGACACTTGCCCCAGGCTCACggatacacacacccacagagagagagagagagagagagagagagagagagagagagagagagagagagagagaggaaaggagagagggagggagacgggGTGGGGGAGACCTTCAGCATACCtgcccagacatacacatgcacacacacacacacacacacacacacacacacacacacacacacagttgcaaaTTTCCAAAATTGAAACAGTCCATCTTAGAGGGAGGAGGGTGTTCCAAAAGACTCAGGGAATAAAGATATAAAGATTAAAAGTCCAGCTGAACCACACAAGATGCTCAAGGCCCTGCCAAGGTTCCCCAAGCAGTAACAATTGACAGGGAGAggggagtctctctctcttcccagcacaGTACCGGGCGGGGACCCAACTTTCCTGAGTTGATACCCGGGCTGGGGTGGGCTTCTCAGTGAGGCTGTCTTTGAGTCACCCATACTCCTGTGACTCAGCCAGATAGACTCTCCAAAGCTAGATTGGTGGGACTGTGTTGTTGTTTGGTGTGCAGATTGTGTGCCTTATCTATTCACATCCCTCGGGGGAAAGTCACGCGACAGACACGCAAAATACACCCATCTGCCTGCTCACTGCAACTGTGGCTCGCCAGTCGTACATGCCGCTCGCACTCTAGAACTCCGGCACACACAGGTGAGCACACCTATCCCTCCCACCCAGGGGTCCATCCCTCACCATCTATAGTCACCACTTCCAGTTTTTCTGGCCCACCTCCCCAACCAGGGCATGCCCAGTGGTGTCCCCAGACCGGCGCCCCTTGGGGGGGTCTCAATACTCACTCTCTCCAGTCATCACCCCCTGCGTGTACCTCTTGGGCAGTAATCCTGTGTAGCCGTAGAAGCTAGATTGCTGCActtaagagagagaggggggacgTGGTCAGATACCTTGTGCCACTGGTTGACGCAGAGGTGATGTGGACCTCCTGTGTTATGTCGGCACTGGGAGTCAGGAGGGcacaccagagacaatgtgagaTTTACCACAGCTACCCACAAACACGGGAAGGAAACGGTGTTGCCCCAAGAAGTTCACAGAGCACAGTTATCTTCCTGGCCCTGGGATTCAATGTCACTGACAAGCCCTGGCTGATGGGAGTGGAGGTGACATGTGCCCCTTGCTGGATGAGACAGGGCAAATTTGCTCTCGGCCTTTCTCCCAACAGCAGTgaattaggagttcaaagccagcctggactgcatgagattctgtctcaataaAGAGGGGAatgggttggggatgtagcttggTACGGAGTTTGGCTAGCATCcatgaagccctggattccacCACCAGCACTGTGCAAACtggatggtgtgtgtatgtgtatgtgtatgtatgcatgtaatcctagcactaagggggtagagacaggaggatcaggggttcgaGAGAATCGGGAAACTGCATCCAAGCCTGTGCCCCACGAGAGTGGCCTTAGCCTATGTGacagtctgtgtgcatgtgtgtgctgtgtatgcacACTCTGGTGTATCCAATATTCACATGCCCAGCACTCGGGTGGCTCCCTGTACAGAGCCACACAGTACTTGGGCTCAGCCCTCCTGGTGCATCCTGGCTCCATTCCTTACCTGTGCAGCCAAAGGCCACAGTGCCCACGGCGGCCAGGTTGATGGCGTAAGCCTGGTCGTGAGAGAAGAGCTGAAGCCACACATCGAATATGCTGATGAAGAGCAAGGGACCCAAGGCCAGGAGGTAACCTGCGGGGAGCAGAGCAGCTGTGACAGCGTGGTGAGCGCTCAGGGGGGAGCTCCTCACCTCACGCCACTTCCAGTATTGGACAGGTAGAAGACTCCAGGAGAGTCTACAAGAGCTGTTCTCAGCCTGAGGGTTGGGGCTTCTGTAAGGACTGAATGACCCTTTctcaggggtcacctaagaccatcgaaAGCCACCATTATGACCATAGtggtagcaaatttacagttatgaagtagcaacaaaaataatattatggcCTGGGTCACCACAACGCGAGGAACGgcattgaagggtcacagcatctgGGCGGTTGAGGAAAAACCGGTCTACAAGGAAATGGTgtgagcttcctggaggaggagccaTTGGGAGCTGAGTCTGTGTTCAAAGGGGAGGGCTTCTGTAGGAACCTGGGGACGTAACGTGGGGTTCACAAGAGCCAGTGGAGGCACCCGCCATTGTACTGGCAAGCATCCTTGCCCTGACTTCCAACCGCAAAGCCTGCAGTGGTCCTAGAAAAAGCACCTGTTTCATAGGCAGGGCTGGGAAGCTGGGTGGGCAGGTACCGTGGGCTAGGAGCTCGAACGGGGAGCTTATAGTCTCTGGAAAGGGACAACGCGGGGTGGCCTTCAATACCTGTGGTGATCCTAGTGTGCAGGTTCAACCTCTCCACCACAACGTTGTTGAGGAGCACGGCCGCCAGTGCCACCAAGATATAGGTGAGGCTCATGTCAAACACGATGGAGGTTCCTGGGTATAAGAGGGACAGTGACTCAGAGAGggacttctggcctcctcagtcACCCCTGCAAGGACTTTTCACTCTCCCCAAGGAGCCGATTTCTCAGAGTAAATCAGTGGATAGGCTGAGGTCACTCGGCAATTGCCAGTGTATCCGAGGTTCTCACTTGGTCTGCCACAGTGGTCCCTGACTAACTCAGCTGGCTAACCTGGCTAACATAGGTCCATAAACTTCCTGTCAAGGTTTATATGTGATCCCGGCCATGGGATCATTTGCTGCAACACTCGAtccccagcaggtggcgctgtttgagaaggctgtggaacctttaggaggtggaaccTCATTGGAGGAACCGAGTCACCAGGGGCGGGCCTTGGGATTTTGTAGGAGGAGCCACTTTGTGTTCACACTCTGCTTCTGGAGTGTGACTGGTGAGCAGTCGGACTTCTGCTCTGTTCACAGTcccttccctgcctgctgccatgccgtCGCTGTCAGGGTGGACCACATCCGCTGAACCGTGAGTCGGAAtaagtccttcctcccttcaaTGGCTTTTTGTCAGGCATTTAACCATAGCAGCGAGAAAAGTAACTACTACACTCCCCAAAGGTCAGACCACAGGTATTCATCCACCCACCGTGGCGCAGTATTCCGTTGTGTCTCTGAAAACCACATCAGCCATTCTCTCCCCGCAACATCTCCAAGCTGGGTCCCCGCCCTCGAGATTCCCAGAAGGCCCCGGGCCCAGGGATAGGTGCTGAGATGCCTTTGAGGGCTGTGTGGATGGCGGAGGGCCTCACCTGGGTACTTGTGGTGAAGATAGTCCACATCGGTGATAAAACTGTTGTAGGGCAGGAGGAAGCCCACGCCAGCCAGCAGCATGGCAAAGTAGATGGCATGGTAGCGGTCGTCCGGCACAGGCTCGTCTACCGCTAAGTGGGGAGACACCAGGAGAGACTAGTGAGCACGCTCAGGGAAGTTAGAATACTGGGATCCAGGAACCAGGACAGACACGCTGTGATTGTCCCTTCAGCAACTACTAACAAAACGCTCATTTCTGTTCCCACCGCTCTAgcaactttttttcctttcttcttcccccaaGATCTCACGTAACTcagcctggcctccaactcatgtagcccaagatgacctcgaccttctgatcttcctgtcctgtctctacttcccgagtgctgggattacagtgctgggattacaggcacacaccatCGTACCTGATTCATTTGATTCTGAGGATGGAgcctagggcctcacacatgctaagcaggcactctaccaactgggctACGCTCCCATCCCCTAATCTAAGTGTTAGCTTTCACCCCAAGACACCACAATTCTGTCATTTTGGGCATAAAGAGTTGCCACTCTGGTCCTGATTTGACAGCCAAGGGAGACCTTTGTGG includes:
- the Slc29a4 gene encoding equilibrative nucleoside transporter 4 gives rise to the protein MGSIGSQRLKEPCVAATSGQSVVTSFDNFQLETTIEGAQDPGIRVRGVPPFTDSAVDEPVPDDRYHAIYFAMLLAGVGFLLPYNSFITDVDYLHHKYPGTSIVFDMSLTYILVALAAVLLNNVVVERLNLHTRITTGYLLALGPLLFISIFDVWLQLFSHDQAYAINLAAVGTVAFGCTVQQSSFYGYTGLLPKRYTQGVMTGESTAGVMISLSRILTKLLLPDERASTIIFFLVSAGLELLCFLLHLLVRRSRFVLYYTTRPRDSRPVRAGYRVHHDVASGDIHFEHQTPALSSSRSPKDSPAHEATHSNSGVYMRFDVPRPRVKRSWPTFRALLLHRYVVARVIWADMLSIAVTYFITLCLFPGLESEIRHCVLGEWLPILVMAVFNLSDFVGKILAALPVDWRGTHLLACSCLRVVFIPLFILCVYPTGMPALRHPAWPCVFSLLMGISNGYFGSVPMILAAGKVSPKQRELAGNTMTVSYMSGLTLGSAVAYCTYSLTRDAHSSCFQTATANDSILVGP